One part of the Acidimicrobiia bacterium genome encodes these proteins:
- a CDS encoding long-chain fatty acid--CoA ligase: MAVPAYDWIGFHADIRPDSVALIDDYSGKTHTYAELDDRVRRMAAWLAGKGVGEGDRVAFLSENTIDIFEVLFACAHLKAIIVPLNWRLAVPELQFIVGDSRPTVLIYEEQFRQAVDQLVAPSCLSLGDAYEAALAGADPDAAPSVTATHDDPLAIMYTSGTTGHPKGALITHRMFFYNAINIGDAVGLTYKSRNLNVLPTFHTGGLNLYTTPCLRLGASSVNLREFDPERLLHWLGSGEITHFFGVPAVYQFLAEYDGWESTDLSRVQSWACGGSAMPVTLLERYAGRGIYIRQGMGLTETSPTLFLTDEEHALTKAGSVGKPVLHTSIRIVDEEGNDLPVGAIGELWAKGPNVTPGYWERPDANAESFTDGWLHTGDAARVDEDGYVYIVDRWKDMFISGGENVYPAEVEQLLFRHDNVLDVAVIGVPDERWGESGLAVVVPRDPEMFDASDIIHFCDGKLARYKIPKRAVAVDELPRNAAGKILKRQLREELG, encoded by the coding sequence ATGGCAGTACCGGCATACGATTGGATCGGTTTCCATGCGGATATCCGTCCGGATTCCGTGGCTCTGATAGACGATTACTCGGGCAAGACTCACACCTACGCCGAACTCGACGATCGGGTGCGCCGGATGGCCGCATGGCTGGCCGGAAAGGGCGTCGGCGAGGGTGACCGGGTGGCTTTCCTGTCGGAAAACACGATCGACATCTTCGAAGTGCTGTTCGCCTGTGCACACCTGAAGGCGATCATCGTCCCGCTCAACTGGCGACTGGCGGTACCCGAACTGCAGTTCATCGTCGGAGACAGCCGCCCGACCGTGCTGATCTACGAAGAGCAGTTCCGGCAGGCGGTCGACCAGCTCGTGGCGCCCTCCTGCCTGAGCCTCGGCGACGCCTACGAAGCTGCCCTCGCCGGAGCAGACCCTGATGCTGCTCCCTCCGTCACGGCCACCCACGACGACCCGCTGGCCATCATGTACACCTCCGGCACGACCGGCCATCCCAAGGGTGCACTAATCACCCACCGGATGTTCTTCTACAACGCGATCAACATCGGCGATGCCGTCGGACTCACTTACAAGTCGCGCAACCTGAACGTGTTGCCGACCTTCCACACCGGAGGATTGAACCTCTACACAACGCCCTGTCTGCGGCTCGGTGCATCGTCCGTCAACCTCAGGGAGTTCGACCCGGAGAGGCTGCTGCACTGGTTGGGGTCCGGGGAGATCACCCACTTCTTCGGGGTACCGGCCGTCTATCAGTTCCTGGCAGAGTACGACGGCTGGGAGTCCACCGACCTGTCCAGAGTCCAGTCGTGGGCGTGCGGCGGGTCGGCCATGCCTGTGACTTTGCTGGAGCGCTATGCCGGCAGGGGTATCTACATCAGGCAGGGAATGGGACTGACCGAAACCAGCCCGACCTTGTTCCTTACAGACGAGGAGCACGCTCTGACCAAAGCCGGCTCTGTCGGAAAACCCGTCCTCCACACCTCGATTCGCATCGTCGACGAGGAGGGTAACGATCTCCCCGTTGGAGCCATCGGCGAACTCTGGGCCAAGGGACCCAATGTCACTCCCGGCTATTGGGAGCGACCGGACGCGAACGCCGAATCGTTCACCGACGGTTGGCTGCATACCGGCGACGCAGCCCGCGTCGATGAGGACGGGTACGTCTACATCGTGGATCGGTGGAAGGACATGTTCATCTCCGGCGGCGAGAACGTATACCCGGCCGAGGTCGAACAGCTGCTGTTCAGGCACGACAACGTGCTCGACGTGGCAGTGATCGGGGTGCCCGATGAGCGGTGGGGAGAGTCCGGGCTGGCCGTGGTGGTGCCGCGCGATCCGGAGATGTTCGACGCCTCCGACATAATCCACTTCTGCGACGGCAAACTCGCCCGCTACAAGATACCGAAGCGGGCCGTGGCTGTGGACGAGTTGCCCAGGAACGCCGCCGGCAAGATCCTCAAACGACAGCTGCGAGAAGAACTGGGCTGA
- a CDS encoding 3-oxoacyl-ACP synthase: protein MTAVNIVDVASWLPEHWMTAAEIGERSGIEERIIVERFGLEGKHIAGPEDHNSDMSARAGLLALERAGVEAGEVDVVAYFGSMWRDYEVWSVSPKIMQLVGATNAWALEMANVSCGAPVALKVASDFLRGAADVDTLLLVGASRESHLLDYSNQRSRFMFNFGDGGAAAVLSKSRPGHEIVSSAIITDGRFADDVAVYAGGSKHPASHETVETGMHYLDVGDPASMKERLDPVSGPNFIKVARQALERAGITSGDLALMVPLHFKRSFFNWVLEELDLPEEKTVYLNTTGHMSGIDPIVGLAQRREDLRPGDYVLLISAGTGYTWAANVVRW from the coding sequence ATGACCGCCGTCAATATCGTCGACGTGGCGTCCTGGCTGCCCGAGCATTGGATGACCGCCGCGGAGATCGGGGAACGTTCCGGGATCGAGGAACGAATCATCGTCGAACGTTTCGGTCTCGAAGGAAAGCACATCGCCGGCCCAGAGGATCACAACTCAGACATGAGCGCCCGGGCCGGTCTGCTGGCGCTCGAACGGGCCGGTGTGGAGGCCGGAGAGGTGGACGTGGTCGCCTACTTCGGATCGATGTGGCGGGATTACGAGGTCTGGTCGGTCAGCCCGAAGATCATGCAACTGGTCGGGGCGACGAATGCCTGGGCGCTGGAGATGGCCAACGTGTCGTGTGGGGCACCGGTGGCACTGAAGGTGGCATCCGACTTTCTACGCGGCGCCGCCGACGTCGACACGCTGCTGCTCGTCGGGGCCAGCAGGGAGTCGCACCTCCTGGACTACTCCAACCAACGATCGCGCTTCATGTTCAACTTCGGCGACGGTGGAGCAGCGGCGGTCTTGTCGAAGTCGCGCCCCGGTCACGAGATCGTCTCTTCGGCGATCATCACCGACGGCCGGTTTGCCGATGATGTGGCCGTCTATGCCGGCGGCAGCAAACATCCTGCCAGTCACGAGACCGTCGAAACGGGCATGCACTATCTGGATGTCGGAGATCCTGCTTCGATGAAGGAGCGCCTCGACCCGGTCTCGGGACCGAACTTCATCAAAGTGGCCCGGCAGGCGCTCGAACGTGCAGGCATCACCTCCGGTGATCTCGCCCTGATGGTGCCGCTTCACTTCAAACGATCGTTCTTCAACTGGGTCCTCGAGGAACTCGACCTTCCCGAGGAGAAAACCGTCTACCTCAACACGACGGGACACATGTCGGGCATCGATCCAATCGTCGGCCTGGCGCAGCGGCGTGAGGACCTCCGTCCCGGCGACTATGTGCTCTTGATCTCGGCTGGAACCGGCTACACGTGGGCGGCAAATGTGGTGAGGTGGTAG
- a CDS encoding alpha/beta hydrolase: MTDRYVGTNGIRLHYIEHGTGRQTLVLTHGLTANAHSFDGLIAAGLASGLRVLAIDLRGRGESDKPESGYTMADHAADLLGLFDALGLGSVALGGHSFGGLLTYYMAANHPDRVDRCVVIDAPAEVHEGILDQIKPSLDRLEVVLPSWEAYLQYIRALPYFDGWWDPVIESFYRADVEENPDGTVQARSFPDHIRQASEGTLAVDWPTLVATIDRPTLFLRASGSFGPPGAPPIVPEDQGEATVERIRNSHLESFPGNHLTFLFGSSAPLVVAAIHRFMETA, translated from the coding sequence GTGACGGACCGCTACGTTGGCACCAACGGCATCCGGCTGCACTACATCGAGCACGGCACGGGACGACAAACCCTGGTGCTGACCCATGGGCTCACCGCCAACGCCCACTCGTTCGATGGGCTGATCGCGGCCGGGCTGGCGAGCGGCCTGCGGGTTCTCGCGATCGATCTACGGGGCCGCGGTGAGAGCGACAAGCCGGAGTCCGGCTATACGATGGCCGACCACGCCGCCGACTTGCTCGGACTCTTCGATGCCCTGGGTCTCGGGTCGGTGGCCCTCGGCGGTCATTCGTTCGGCGGACTCCTCACGTATTACATGGCGGCCAACCATCCCGACCGAGTGGACCGCTGTGTCGTCATCGATGCCCCGGCCGAAGTGCATGAGGGAATCCTGGATCAGATCAAGCCGTCCCTCGATCGCCTCGAAGTCGTGCTGCCTTCATGGGAGGCCTATCTGCAGTACATCCGGGCTCTGCCGTATTTCGACGGTTGGTGGGATCCCGTCATCGAGAGCTTCTACCGGGCCGACGTCGAGGAGAACCCGGACGGAACCGTGCAGGCCAGGTCGTTCCCGGACCACATCCGCCAGGCCAGTGAAGGAACGCTCGCAGTGGACTGGCCCACCCTGGTCGCAACGATCGACCGGCCCACCCTCTTTCTGCGGGCTTCGGGCTCATTCGGCCCTCCGGGAGCCCCTCCGATCGTTCCAGAAGACCAGGGCGAGGCGACGGTCGAACGCATCAGGAACAGCCACCTCGAATCGTTTCCGGGCAACCACCTAACGTTCCTGTTCGGATCGAGTGCACCACTCGTTGTCGCCGCAATCCACAGGTTCATGGAGACTGCATGA
- a CDS encoding class I adenylate-forming enzyme family protein, which produces MPINTLLSRHSRYYPGKLAVVFEDHRLTFSEFNKRVNRLANALLGLGIGKGDKVATILGNSLEVLEIYQAVAKTGIVVVPLSPLLRGEGLANLITDSESIAVISQADMAPHIREVRERLTAVADDRFILTDADLPGFRFYPDLTGTAPDSEPPAVAIDRDDTFNIIYSSGTTGQPKGIVHTHEIREAYCTGFASSYRIKPESVILHSGSLVFNGAFLTLMPAFYLGCTYVLHPSFDARRMIDSMAAERVTHVMLVPSQIIDLLQHDDFNEEHLPSLEMIGSVGAPLLLEHKQDLARRLPNRFSELYGLTEGFVTILDRDDYEAKPGSVGVPPPLYEMRIVDDHGNDLPPGEVGEIIGRGPITMPGYYKRRDLTAEAIKEGWLYSGDLGYVDEDGFLFLVDRKKDLIISGGVNVYPRDIEEIIIQHPDVTDVAVFGVSHPRWGETPIAAVVLKPGSSIDGDGVRDWVNARVSARFQKVSEVLVLDSFPRSVAGKTLRRIIKQDYVEETP; this is translated from the coding sequence ATGCCCATCAACACACTGTTGTCTCGCCACTCCCGTTACTACCCGGGCAAGCTGGCCGTCGTGTTCGAAGATCACCGGCTCACATTCTCCGAGTTCAACAAGAGGGTCAACCGGCTGGCCAACGCCCTGCTGGGGTTGGGGATCGGCAAGGGCGACAAGGTGGCAACCATCCTCGGCAACTCGCTCGAGGTGTTGGAGATCTACCAGGCCGTGGCGAAGACCGGAATAGTCGTTGTGCCGCTGAGCCCGCTGCTGCGCGGCGAAGGGCTGGCGAATCTGATCACCGACTCAGAGTCGATTGCAGTTATCAGCCAGGCCGACATGGCTCCACACATCCGCGAGGTGCGAGAACGCCTCACCGCCGTCGCCGACGATCGATTCATACTCACCGATGCCGACCTACCCGGATTCCGGTTCTACCCGGATCTGACCGGAACCGCCCCGGATTCCGAACCCCCCGCGGTCGCCATCGACCGGGACGACACCTTCAACATCATCTACAGCTCCGGGACGACCGGCCAGCCGAAGGGCATCGTCCACACGCACGAGATCCGCGAGGCCTACTGCACCGGCTTCGCCTCGTCCTACAGGATCAAGCCTGAAAGCGTGATCCTGCATTCCGGGTCGCTCGTGTTCAACGGGGCGTTCCTCACGTTGATGCCCGCCTTCTACCTGGGCTGCACATACGTTCTCCACCCGTCGTTCGACGCCCGCCGCATGATCGACTCGATGGCGGCCGAGCGGGTGACTCACGTGATGCTGGTTCCCTCCCAGATCATCGACCTGCTCCAGCACGACGACTTCAACGAGGAGCACCTCCCGAGCCTCGAGATGATCGGATCGGTAGGGGCGCCGCTGCTGCTCGAACACAAACAGGACCTGGCCCGCCGGCTACCCAACCGGTTCTCCGAGTTGTACGGCCTGACCGAAGGCTTCGTGACGATCCTCGATCGTGACGACTACGAGGCCAAGCCGGGATCGGTCGGCGTTCCTCCCCCGCTCTACGAAATGCGAATCGTGGACGATCACGGCAACGACCTTCCCCCCGGGGAGGTTGGTGAGATCATCGGGAGAGGCCCTATCACGATGCCCGGCTACTACAAGCGCCGGGACCTGACCGCCGAGGCGATCAAAGAGGGCTGGCTCTACTCAGGTGATCTCGGATACGTCGATGAGGACGGATTCCTCTTCCTGGTCGATCGCAAGAAAGACCTCATCATCTCCGGAGGAGTCAACGTCTACCCGCGCGACATCGAAGAGATCATCATCCAGCATCCCGACGTGACCGACGTAGCCGTGTTCGGCGTGTCCCATCCGAGGTGGGGCGAAACGCCGATCGCGGCAGTCGTCCTCAAGCCGGGGTCGAGCATCGACGGCGACGGGGTGCGCGACTGGGTCAACGCCAGGGTTTCGGCAAGATTCCAGAAGGTGAGCGAAGTGCTCGTCCTCGATTCCTTCCCACGCAGCGTCGCCGGCAAGACACTGCGCAGGATCATCAAACAAGATTACGTCGAGGAGACCCCGTGA
- a CDS encoding branched-chain amino acid ABC transporter permease → MTASRNDGSLQSIVRRWLIHRRGLLIATGLMVLFPFVVSLVVDGQGVGAVFANDEGNARFLQGLAIEIFILALYALSYDLILGVTGLLSFGHAMFFAVGAYTFGIMLKTAELAWPTALLVVLAAAILQALLFGVVLPRVRGIAFALITLGIASMFWIVIQSSDLADFAGAEIGLQGIPAPARFLDSTNERFVFYLITLAILVAVYMLYTRIADSPLGKVANAIRDNEDRALMLGFNTFWFKLVVLVIASVTAALAGTIHTIHQPIVTPNVAGLGYTVTALLVILIGGVGTISGAVVGAAVFRLLQYYLDRWFGGSSDLLIGAAYVVLVLYLPYGIVGTWRVKRPQIADGRKRLLALFRP, encoded by the coding sequence ATGACGGCTTCACGGAATGACGGGAGCCTGCAGTCGATCGTACGCCGCTGGTTGATCCACCGGCGCGGCCTCCTCATCGCGACGGGCTTGATGGTGCTGTTCCCGTTCGTCGTGTCACTGGTCGTGGACGGTCAGGGCGTCGGCGCCGTGTTCGCCAATGACGAAGGCAATGCCAGGTTCCTCCAGGGTCTCGCCATCGAGATCTTCATTCTCGCGCTGTACGCCCTGAGCTACGACCTGATCCTCGGAGTGACAGGATTGCTGTCGTTCGGCCATGCGATGTTCTTCGCAGTTGGGGCGTATACCTTCGGCATCATGCTCAAGACCGCCGAACTGGCATGGCCTACCGCGCTGCTGGTGGTCCTGGCGGCGGCGATCTTGCAGGCTCTGCTGTTCGGCGTCGTGCTACCGCGCGTCAGGGGCATTGCATTCGCACTGATCACCCTTGGCATAGCATCGATGTTCTGGATCGTGATCCAGTCCAGTGACCTGGCGGACTTCGCCGGCGCCGAGATCGGGTTGCAGGGCATTCCTGCTCCGGCGCGCTTCCTCGACAGCACGAACGAGCGGTTCGTCTTCTATCTGATCACCCTCGCCATCCTGGTCGCGGTCTACATGCTGTACACCAGGATCGCCGACTCCCCGCTCGGGAAGGTCGCCAACGCCATCCGGGACAACGAGGATCGGGCATTGATGCTCGGGTTCAATACGTTTTGGTTCAAGCTGGTTGTGCTGGTCATCGCATCGGTCACGGCCGCACTGGCCGGCACGATTCACACGATCCACCAGCCGATCGTGACGCCGAACGTTGCCGGCCTCGGCTACACAGTCACCGCTCTGCTGGTGATCCTGATCGGCGGCGTCGGAACAATCAGTGGGGCCGTCGTCGGTGCCGCCGTCTTCCGGCTGCTCCAGTACTACCTGGACCGCTGGTTCGGTGGTTCTTCCGATCTGCTCATCGGAGCCGCCTACGTCGTCCTCGTCCTATACCTGCCCTACGGGATCGTCGGCACATGGAGGGTCAAGCGGCCGCAGATCGCCGACGGCCGCAAACGGCTGCTAGCGCTCTTTCGGCCATAG
- a CDS encoding ABC transporter ATP-binding protein — MSLLRLDEVHTFIGQYHILEGVSLDVPAGDIVALLGRNGAGKTTTLKTILGLTPARRGTIQLDGRDITLRRSFDITNMGIGYVPEHRAIFAELSVEENLRIAERNKGDLAARADLIFGLFPDLKRLIRLPGTNLSGGQQQMLAVARALVADNRLLLIDEPSEGLAPVIIEQMMDAITRLSEHSTVLLVEQNFIVASRLAQHYVIIEEGKSVKAGSMADLVDDEETIKRYLGAA, encoded by the coding sequence ATGAGCCTGCTCCGCTTGGACGAGGTCCATACCTTCATCGGTCAATACCACATACTCGAAGGAGTATCGCTGGACGTCCCTGCCGGAGACATCGTCGCGCTGCTGGGCCGCAATGGAGCCGGCAAGACCACCACCCTCAAAACCATCCTCGGACTGACTCCCGCCCGGAGAGGGACGATCCAACTGGATGGCCGGGACATCACGCTGCGCCGCAGCTTCGACATCACCAATATGGGCATCGGCTACGTGCCCGAGCACCGGGCGATCTTTGCCGAGCTCAGCGTCGAGGAGAACCTGCGTATCGCCGAGCGCAACAAGGGCGATCTCGCTGCACGCGCAGACCTCATCTTTGGCCTCTTCCCCGACCTCAAACGCTTGATTCGCTTGCCGGGAACCAACCTCTCCGGCGGACAGCAACAGATGCTGGCCGTCGCCCGGGCACTGGTCGCGGACAACCGGCTACTCCTGATCGACGAGCCGAGTGAGGGCCTGGCGCCCGTGATCATCGAGCAGATGATGGACGCCATCACCCGGTTGTCGGAACACTCGACGGTCCTTCTCGTGGAGCAGAACTTCATCGTCGCCAGCCGGCTCGCCCAGCACTACGTGATCATCGAAGAGGGCAAGTCGGTCAAGGCGGGCTCGATGGCCGATCTGGTTGACGACGAAGAGACGATCAAGAGATACCTGGGGGCGGCATGA
- a CDS encoding ABC transporter ATP-binding protein, with protein sequence MSNVILETRNLTREFGALVAVDDVSVSIEAGSLHSIIGPNGAGKTTFFNLVSGTLRPTGGRVFFKGDDITQLPVHRTIHRGIGRSFQITNLFPNLTVLENVRLAAQAMGGDSLRFFRSHRRFGQYFDRAMDVLDQVGLTDKAAQLAGTLPHGDQRKLELGMILAPDPEVLMLDEPTAGMASEQVPELMRLVQSIQESGDKTVVLVEHNMNVVMSVSDRITVMHQGALLAEGSPAAISADERVQTAYLGELYKDPQGDR encoded by the coding sequence ATGAGCAACGTCATCCTCGAAACCCGCAACCTGACCAGAGAATTCGGTGCGCTCGTCGCCGTGGATGACGTCTCGGTCTCTATCGAAGCCGGCTCACTGCACTCGATAATCGGCCCAAACGGAGCCGGCAAGACCACCTTCTTCAATCTGGTGAGCGGGACGCTGCGGCCGACCGGTGGTCGCGTCTTCTTCAAAGGCGACGACATCACTCAGCTACCGGTGCACAGGACCATCCACAGGGGTATCGGTAGATCGTTTCAGATCACCAACCTCTTCCCGAATCTGACCGTACTGGAGAACGTTCGCCTCGCCGCGCAGGCCATGGGCGGCGATAGCCTCCGGTTCTTCCGTTCGCACCGACGCTTCGGTCAATACTTCGATCGGGCCATGGATGTGCTCGATCAGGTCGGCCTGACCGACAAAGCCGCACAGTTGGCCGGAACACTTCCGCACGGTGATCAACGGAAGCTCGAACTGGGCATGATCCTCGCCCCGGATCCGGAGGTGCTCATGCTGGATGAGCCCACGGCAGGTATGGCTTCCGAACAGGTGCCGGAGCTGATGCGCCTCGTCCAGTCGATTCAGGAGTCCGGAGACAAGACCGTCGTCCTGGTCGAGCACAACATGAACGTCGTCATGTCGGTATCCGATCGAATAACCGTCATGCACCAGGGAGCCCTGCTCGCCGAAGGCAGTCCGGCTGCGATATCGGCCGATGAACGAGTGCAGACCGCCTACCTCGGCGAGCTCTACAAAGACCCCCAGGGTGACCGATGA
- a CDS encoding ABC transporter substrate-binding protein, giving the protein MRRTTRRIPALLLVLALILAACGGDSDDTTTTVADATTETTAADTVTETTTAEETTTTTLAEMTGLTCDEPVTVGVVTDLTGPLAIYGAHINRGVPIGFAYATGGEVGSGLEQSYMVDDCEIRVIFKDDQSNPELTATAGRELIEIEGADIIIGTVSSGATASLQSLAIENNIILIAAPAAATDITGKDFNENTFRASRNNYQDAMAICEQFVNGDGYKTFVQIAPDYSFGYGGAAGYKDACTFAGGEFIADDVFAPADTTDFTSYLEPLADTDADAFLVTWAGGGFVPLLQGALDLGVVDEDTVLGSPFVDNIVMPAFFANAIGSTASIIYHYTAADNAINDYLIEKDAELGAFPDLFDADGMNAAIMVVEAIRATNGAVDADSLRAALEGMSFEGPKGTIEIRAEDHVAIQDMYIVKLLNVDDPEFKYYEYVGTVRPEPPCLLEGDFTARCGNLPTGSLSGS; this is encoded by the coding sequence ATGAGACGAACAACCCGGCGCATCCCGGCGCTACTGCTCGTATTGGCGCTGATCCTCGCCGCATGCGGCGGTGACAGCGACGACACGACGACCACGGTGGCGGACGCGACCACCGAGACGACTGCAGCCGACACGGTCACGGAAACAACGACCGCCGAGGAGACAACAACAACGACCCTGGCCGAGATGACCGGCCTGACCTGCGACGAACCCGTCACGGTCGGTGTGGTCACCGACCTGACGGGGCCGCTGGCCATCTACGGCGCCCACATCAACCGTGGTGTACCGATCGGATTCGCCTACGCCACGGGCGGCGAGGTCGGCTCGGGCCTCGAGCAGAGCTACATGGTCGACGACTGCGAGATCCGGGTGATCTTCAAAGACGACCAGAGCAATCCGGAGCTGACCGCCACGGCGGGACGGGAGCTCATCGAGATCGAGGGAGCCGACATCATCATCGGCACCGTCAGCTCGGGAGCAACAGCCAGCCTGCAGAGCCTGGCAATCGAGAACAACATCATTCTGATTGCAGCACCGGCCGCTGCCACCGACATCACCGGCAAGGATTTCAACGAGAACACCTTCCGGGCCAGCAGGAACAACTATCAGGATGCAATGGCGATCTGTGAACAGTTCGTCAACGGCGACGGGTACAAGACCTTCGTCCAGATCGCGCCCGACTACTCCTTCGGTTACGGCGGAGCGGCCGGTTACAAAGACGCCTGCACGTTTGCAGGCGGCGAGTTCATCGCAGACGACGTGTTCGCGCCGGCCGACACAACGGACTTCACTTCCTACCTCGAGCCGCTGGCGGACACCGACGCGGATGCCTTCCTGGTGACCTGGGCAGGCGGAGGCTTCGTGCCGCTGCTCCAGGGCGCCCTCGACCTCGGTGTCGTGGACGAGGACACCGTTCTCGGTTCCCCGTTCGTGGACAACATCGTCATGCCGGCATTCTTCGCAAATGCGATCGGTTCGACAGCCTCGATCATCTATCACTACACGGCTGCCGACAATGCCATCAACGATTACCTGATCGAGAAGGACGCCGAACTCGGAGCCTTCCCGGATCTGTTCGATGCCGACGGCATGAACGCGGCGATCATGGTCGTCGAGGCCATCAGGGCCACGAACGGGGCCGTGGACGCCGACTCGTTGCGGGCGGCACTCGAAGGGATGTCCTTTGAAGGTCCCAAGGGCACGATCGAGATCCGCGCAGAGGATCACGTCGCCATACAGGACATGTATATCGTCAAACTCTTGAACGTCGACGATCCCGAGTTCAAGTACTACGAGTACGTCGGAACGGTCCGTCCGGAGCCGCCCTGCCTGCTCGAAGGCGATTTCACCGCCCGTTGTGGCAACCTGCCCACCGGCAGCCTGAGCGGAAGCTAG
- a CDS encoding alpha/beta fold hydrolase: MSVPTLPGIRTETVTTSRITTRVLFSGPTTGAPVLFLHGNLSCATWWETTMLRLPAGFQGVAPDQRGFGEADSEKKIDATNGLGDPAGDALALLDELDIERVHLVGNSMGGSVVWRLIADAPERIITATQVAPGSPFGFGGTRDVDGRPCWDDFAGSGGGLINAQVVERLRAGDDGIESPFSPRNALRSLIVVPGSVPENEDGLVAAMLSTHLGEQDYPGDMTPSANWPFVAPGTMGVNNALSPKYTSGLVDRLLAANPKPPIAWVRGELDRVVSDQAAGDPGTLGAFGLIPDWPGAETYPSQPMLGQTRRILERYAEMGGEFSETIIAATAHVPFIEEPTEFDRVFHAHIEKPGGNRE, from the coding sequence ATGAGCGTCCCCACACTCCCCGGGATTCGCACCGAGACCGTCACAACCTCGCGCATCACCACCCGTGTGCTCTTCAGCGGACCGACCACCGGCGCTCCGGTGCTCTTCCTCCACGGGAACCTCTCGTGCGCGACCTGGTGGGAAACGACCATGTTGCGGCTCCCCGCCGGTTTCCAAGGCGTTGCGCCGGACCAGAGGGGATTCGGAGAGGCGGATTCGGAAAAGAAGATCGACGCTACCAACGGCCTCGGCGACCCGGCCGGTGACGCACTGGCACTGCTCGATGAACTCGACATCGAACGGGTCCACCTCGTGGGCAACTCGATGGGCGGCAGCGTCGTATGGCGACTGATCGCAGATGCTCCGGAGCGAATCATCACGGCGACCCAGGTCGCGCCGGGCTCGCCGTTCGGGTTCGGCGGCACCAGAGACGTCGACGGCCGCCCTTGCTGGGATGATTTCGCCGGATCCGGCGGCGGGCTCATCAACGCGCAAGTGGTCGAGCGGCTTCGAGCGGGCGACGACGGTATTGAAAGCCCCTTCTCTCCCCGCAACGCCCTCCGCTCGCTCATAGTGGTACCCGGTTCGGTGCCGGAGAACGAGGACGGCCTGGTCGCCGCGATGCTGTCGACGCACCTCGGCGAACAGGACTACCCCGGCGACATGACCCCGAGTGCCAACTGGCCGTTCGTGGCCCCCGGCACGATGGGTGTCAACAACGCTTTGTCTCCCAAATACACATCCGGGCTGGTGGATCGACTCCTGGCGGCAAACCCGAAACCTCCGATCGCCTGGGTGCGCGGCGAACTCGACAGAGTTGTCTCCGATCAGGCGGCCGGCGATCCCGGCACCCTCGGAGCATTCGGCCTCATCCCCGACTGGCCGGGCGCGGAGACCTATCCTTCGCAACCCATGCTCGGCCAAACCCGGCGCATCTTGGAACGCTATGCCGAGATGGGTGGAGAATTCTCCGAGACCATCATCGCCGCGACGGCCCACGTTCCCTTCATCGAAGAACCGACAGAGTTCGATCGTGTGTTCCATGCACACATCGAGAAACCAGGAGGAAACCGAGAATGA
- a CDS encoding TetR/AcrR family transcriptional regulator — MTQASTLKAAVTAPPTARGRATRQALLDAAESVFGEVAFERASVSEITRRAGVAQGTFYVYFPDKKAAFAELVRHLNHSLRETIARAVDGLSDRREIERVGFRTFFDYVRDHRALYKVVREAEFVDPVIYRWHYETLAIGYSTGLERAKQAGQLPHDLDSATIAHLLMGIAEFMGGRYVLREEAELSDEVFEQVMAFVDRGINYQNGVAP; from the coding sequence GTGACTCAGGCGTCAACTCTGAAGGCAGCGGTCACCGCCCCTCCGACCGCGCGCGGTCGGGCGACCAGACAGGCCCTGCTCGACGCCGCCGAATCGGTATTCGGCGAAGTTGCTTTCGAACGGGCATCGGTGTCTGAGATAACCCGGCGCGCCGGCGTGGCACAAGGCACCTTCTATGTCTACTTCCCCGACAAGAAGGCCGCCTTCGCCGAACTCGTGCGCCACCTGAACCATTCCCTGCGCGAAACGATCGCACGGGCCGTCGACGGCTTGAGCGATCGAAGAGAGATCGAACGTGTCGGGTTTCGCACCTTCTTCGACTACGTCCGCGATCATCGGGCTCTGTACAAGGTCGTTCGCGAAGCAGAATTCGTCGATCCGGTGATCTACAGGTGGCACTACGAAACACTCGCCATCGGATACTCGACCGGCCTCGAGCGCGCCAAGCAGGCCGGGCAGTTGCCGCACGACCTGGATTCGGCGACGATTGCTCACCTCCTGATGGGAATCGCCGAGTTCATGGGCGGCAGATATGTGCTCCGCGAAGAGGCAGAACTCTCGGACGAAGTGTTCGAACAGGTGATGGCCTTCGTGGATCGCGGTATCAATTACCAGAACGGCGTCGCTCCATGA